The genomic region GTATTCGAAGATGGATTCACGGTTCAGGGAGTCGCGAATATCGGCGCGTCCGGTGTCACGAATTTCACCGTATCCCGCGTTCCCCATGACGGTCGGATTGGGATAGGCACCCGCCGCCGTCTGCTGGCCGCGTTGGTGCTCGATGTCCCCCTCGGCGGAAGACACGACGGGATTTCTGGCAAGCGCCATCTCGATGATGGTGCCGAGCTGATAGGTCGAAGTTCCTGCCGGTTCCACCGCCTGGGAGCGAGTGGTCACGGCGCCGATCTGAAGCGCCGCGGTGAGGAAGATGAGCGAGGAAAGCCGTTGGTGCGTCATAAATCGTCCTTTTCGATCGGGTGGTCGTCTCGGGGCTATTCGAGTTCGGCCCGACGAGGCAAGCTGTCCGCCACGCGCGTTCGTAATCTGATCCGGAGAAATTCAGGCGCTGCCTGCGCACGTTCCGTTCACTCCTGGAATACACTTAAACACTTGCGTCGAAACAACTCGGAATCAAAGGGTTTGACGATATACTCCTTTGCTCCGGCATTCATGGCCTGTCGCAGATCGGCCACGTGCAGAGAATCGGCCATGACGATGACTGGAATGGTTGGGAATCGGGCGCGTACCTCTCGAAGCACCGCGGACCCATTGAGGCCCGGCAGAAACAGCTCGACGAGGAGCCCGTGAAACGGGTTGGTATGCTGATCGACCGTGAGGCGCGAGAGTCCGGCGTTCCCGTCGGATTCAACGGTGACCTGAAAGCCGAGGGCGCTCAATCGATCGTGCAGGATGCCTCGAACGTCATCGTCGCCGTCGATCACCAGGATGCGTCGCGAAAGCGATGTCGGTGTCACTCGGCAGGCCTGCAAAGATAACGCATCAATGTTCACCACCACTCACCATTCCGGATGCAAGGCGTACACGCGGGGTCTCGACCATGACTTGACGGATGTCGCGCAGCCTCAGGTTCCCATTGCATCGGGTACGATGCCGCATGGCATTCGGGGAACGTGCTGTCCGAGGACGTCAGACGTGCTGTATCACGAAGCGGAGTGACCGATCGCATCGCACCGAACGAGAGTCTAGCAGGTGGTACGCAAGGACCCGGAGAGGAACGTTACGGGCGCATGTGGGAGAAACTACCGGTTTCAGCGGGAAGAACTACGGGAAAGCCCGTGACATTCGACTCATGAGCTGGCGACCAGACCGTGCGCGACGGCGTATTTCACCAAGTCGGCGGTCGTGTGCAAATCCAGCAGTTCCATGATCTTGGCTTTGTGAAATTCGACGGTTCGATGGGACACCTTGAGCTGTGCGGCGATCTCCTTGGCCGAGAATCCTTCCGCTACGAGTTGAAGGATTTCGCGCTGCCTCATGGTGAGGTCGTCCGCTACCGCGATACGGGGCTGGCCGGGAGTCAGGAATGAGCTGATCACGTCTTTGGTGACCAGGGGGGTCACGTAATAATTGCCTCCCATCACGCATTGAATGGCCTGGACCAATTCCTTTCCCGCGGATCGCTTGAGGAGGTAACCGGAGGCGCCGGCCTTGAATGCCTCGCTGATGTACGCGGTATCCGCATGCATGGTGACGAAGATGAGTTTCACCTCCGGAAGCAGCCGCTTCAGTTTCTTGGCCGCGTCGATGCCGTTCAGACGCGGCATCGCAATATCGAGCAGAATCAGATCGGGGCGGATCTGTTCCGCGGCTTCGACGAGGGCGCGTCCGTCCTCGACGGTGCCGGCAAGATCGCAATGATCTTCCAACAGCTTCTTGAACCCCTCGAGAACGAGGGTATGGTCGTCAGCCAGCAGGATTCGAGGTTTCTTCATCGGCGGTAACTCCTGGAAGGGGGACGAGCACGGAAATCCGTGTGCCCTGACCGGTTTGCGAGTGAATCTCCATTCGACCCTGTATGGCGCGGACCCGCTCGCGCATGTTGATCAACCCCAACCCGCGTCGATGACGATGTTGGGCGGGGTCGAACCCTTTCCCATTGTCCTGGATGGATAGCGTAACCGCAGAGCCGTCGCAGGTCAATTCAAGCTCGACGCGCGAAGCCGTGGCGTGTCGGGAGACGTTTGCGAGGCTTTCTTGAGTGATCCGGTACAGGCAGGAGGCGACATCACGAGGGAAGGGTTGTGTCAGTTCCTCCTGGACCACGATGGTCTTGACGCCGGTCCTTGCAGAAAACTCATCCGTCAGCTGTGTGAGGGCGGCCGGAAGACCCAAATCGTCCAAAATCGACGAGTGGAACTGGTACGCGATGCGCCGGACGTCGTCGGAGATGGTCGCCAGACGCTGGGCCAACGACTGAATGGCCTGTCGGGACTGCTCGCCGGACAGTGCCGGCTCCGTTTCCATGTTGCCCAGTTCGATGGCCAGAATGGCCAGCCGTTGATTGATATCGTCATGCAGTTCGCGCGAGATTCGCCGGCGCTCCTCTTCCTGCGCGGTCATCAATTGCGCCGTCAGCGACTGCAGCTGTTGTTCGGTCTGCTGGCGGTCCGTGATATCCCGCAGAATCACCGTAAAGGTCGTCTTTTCGGCGATGGTCAGCTTGGAAATGCTGGCCTCGGCGGGAAATTCCCGTCCGTCTTTCCTCAAGCCAAACACCTCCCGCCGTTCGGCCATCGGACGCGCGGACTCGGGACCAAACGCGAAAGCCTGGACGTTCGACGGATGATGGATCCGGTAGCGGGCGGGCAGCAGCAGTTCGACCGGCCGCCCAAGGACTTCCTCCGGGCTGTACCCGAACAACCGCGATGCTCCTTGATTGAAGAGCGAGATGGATCGGTCCTCCTCGATCAAAATGATCGCATCTTGGGCGATATCCAGAATCCCGGCCAGACGCCCCTCCGAGAGCCGAAAAGCCTGTTCGGTCTGCATGCGTTCGGTCACCTCCGACACCAACGCCTCATTGACACCGGCGAGTTGCCTGGTCCGTTCGACCACCTTCTCCTCGAGTCGCTCATTGGCTTTCTGCAGCGCGGCCTCCGCCTGCCGGCGCTTCAGGGCGAACCACACCACGACCCAGATGATGATGATCGTGAAGGCGCAATTGCCGATGGGAATCCAGAGAGGCAGTTCCGGCGTGCTGGAACTGAGGAATACGGCCAAGACGGTCAGAGCGGTGCTCAGGACGGCGGTAGCCGACATGAGCCATCGGATGCGCGATCCGATCGCGATCACGACGACCAGCGCATAGAGAAAATGGTCGGCGAATCCGAGCGGGGTGAGAATGTCCAGAACGAACAGTCCTGCAATCAGCAACAGGATGGCACCGATTCGCCACCATTCGTTGATCACAGATCGCTCCAAGAAGGCATCATGAATCGTCACCTCGCAGTGGCCAGAGTATGAGCCGTTCCCGCTCGGGTGATCAAGATAGACGCCGACTCACTCGTCTCGATCGCAGGGAAAGTCCTTGACGACCGATGAGAAGGGTTGTATCCCCTTATCCATGTCGAATTCATCCGTCGGACTGGCCTATGGCGCGATCGTATCCGCCGCGGTGCTTTGGGGCGGCTCGATCGTGGCGCAAAAGCTTGCCTTGAGCGGGTTTTCCGCGGTTGAAGCCTCGGTGCTGCGCGATATCGGTGGACTGGTCATTCTGCTGGCTACGTGGTGGTGGCAGGAACGCTCATTGGCCGGCCTGACGACGGCGGATGTCCGCATCCTTTTGGGGCTCGGACTCGGCGTCCTCGGCAATCATCTGTTGATCCTGATGGGGCTCAATTATGTGAGCGGCGCCGTAGCCGGCGTCATCATCGGCTCCGCCCCGGTCGTGACGGCGCTTTTGTCGGCGGTGTTGATTCAAGACGTGCCCTTGCGCCTCGTCTTGGGCGGAAGCCTGGTGTCATGTATGGGGGTCGCGCTGGTCTCCGTGTCGGGTTTTCGGGCGGCGGGCGAACGGCCGCTGCTCGGCAGCGTCCTGGTCTTTCTCGGCGTGATCAGCTGGGCGCTGTATAGCATCGGGAGTCGGGCCATCATGGACAGGGTATCGGCCCTGACTGTGAATTGGACGACGCTCTCGGTTGCGACGGCACTTCAGATTCCGCTCTTGTGGACGGACCGCAAAGTCACCCAGGCTGGCTGGACCTCCGTAGGTGTCCACGATTGGGTGGCGCTCGGCTATCTGATCGTGTTTGCAACCGCGGTCGCGCAGCAGGCGTGGTTGTATGGAGTGAAGGGCATCGGACCGTCCCGCGCGTCCGTGCTGGGGAATCTGACGCCGGTCGCGGCGGTGGCGTTATCCGCGTTGATCCTCGGCGAATCGGTCGGGATGATCGAGGTGGTGGGGATCACCCTGATTCTGACCGGCGTCTGGATGGTCCACCGCCGAATGGAGAGCCATACCGTGGAGAGCTGATTCGCCCTCAGTAGTGGTTTCCAGTATTATGCCAATATTGTAATCGAGCGCAGATCTAAGAGGACATCGTGATCCAGCAGCGAATCGAAGAAGTCACCAAGGCCAACGAACGATTTTACGAAGCCTTCGGCTCGTTGGACATCGCGAAGATGGACGAGGTATGGGCCCATCTGGAGTATGTGACGTGCATCCATCCGGGGTGGACGCTGCGCACTGAATGGCGGGCTGTCCGCGATTCGTGGGTGCTCATTTTCAACAACACATTCTCCATGCAGTTTGATCTCACCGACGTGACCGTGCAGGTGGCCGGTGATATTGCCTGGGTCATCTGCGTCGAGAATATCACCAGTCAGCAGTCGGACGAGCCGCGGCATATGCGTGTACTTGCCACCAACCTGTTCGAGCGCATCGGCGACGAATGGTTGATGACGCATCACCACGGGAGCGCGGTGGTCGAGTAATCGCGCGTGTGTCGGTCAAAGGGCGAACTAGGACTTTTGGCTTGCGGCGGGCGGTTCGACGGCACGGACGGTCTGCCGCCATTCCGCGACGATCGCGTCCCGCTGCTCCATGGTCATGCCGGCATAGGTCAAGAACATCTGAGGCCCTTTGCGCCGGCGCCAGGTGAGATAATGAAGAAAATGTTCCTTGCAGACGTTCTGTGTGCCGGCGGGCGCGTACACCTTCCCTTGGCAGCCTTCGATGATGCAATGAAGTTGGATCACGTCGTTCCTCTTGCGAGCCGGCAGTATGCACGACCGGTGGCCGACTTTTCAACCACCGTGCAGGTGTCATGATGCCGGCGTTCCGATACGGCTCTGTATCCGGCCCCAAGCCTGTGAAGCTTCTGGCGCTGTGTCTCGTGGCCGTTGCGGCTCTGACGTCCTGCACGTCGGCCTCCTCCGAGGTATTCCATTCGGATCGTCCCATTTCCCAGACCACGGCGCCTACGGAGACGCTGCTGCCTGAAGGGTTGGCGGTAGGCGATATGACAAGCCGGTCGGCGGTGCTGTGGCTGCGTACGGATGGCTCGAAAGCCGTGCAGGTCTTATGGGCCCCGCTCGACGATTGGAAGAAGATGGGCGCCATGGCGTCGGTGCGACCGGCGGTGCCCGAAACTCCGGTGCTGGTCACGAGGCCGGAAACCGATTTCACCCTCTCGGTACCGCTGGAACATCTGGCGCCCGCCACGCGCTATCGATACCGTGTTCTCGTCGATTCCGTCGAACAGGCGTCCGGGTCGCTGCGGGGTACTCTGGCGGCAACCGGCGAATTCACCACGTTGCCGGAACCGGAGCAATCCGTGCCGCTCTCCTTTGCATGGAGCGGCGATCTGGGAGGTCAGGATCGGTGCCGGCAAGGGGAGGCAGGCTATCCGATCTTCGACGGGATGGCCGCGCAGCATCCCGATTTCTTCGTCTTTCTCGGCGACACCATCTATGCGGATGGCGTCTGCTCGGCTCCTCCCAACGAACCGGGAGCCGGCTTCGTCGCCACGAATCTTCAGGAATATCGGCTGCGACATCGGTACCAACGCGGGGCCTCGGCGTTACGAAGACTGTTGAGCGGTGTCCCTGTGTATGTGATCTGGGATGATCATGAAGTCAGAGACAATTTTTCCGGCCCGTACGAACCCCGGATGGCCGCGGGCCGTCAGGCGCTCCGGGAATATTGGCCGATCGCGATGCAGGCCGGCGATCCCGATCGCCTGTATCGCAGCGTGCGCTATGGCGCGAACCTCGAACTCTTCATCCTCGATACGCGGCAATATCGCAGCAAGAATGCCGATCCCGACGGGCCGGAGAAGACCATGCTTGGGCCCGCTCAGTTGGCCTGGTTGCTCGATGGGCTGCGGAAGTCTACGGCGACGTGGAAAGCCGTGGTCACGAGCGTTCCTCTTTCGATTCCCAAAGGCGGTGGGGGGGCGGCCCCGGGGTATGACGGGTGGTCTGGCGGACCGGCCGGCGGGTCGGACGGGACCGGTTTTGAACGGGAACGGCAAGTCATCGTCGATCACATCCTTGCTGACCGGATCAAGAACGTCGTATTCCTGGCCGGCGACGTCCACTATGTGCAAGCCAACGGCTATGATCCGGATAATGACGGCCGGATTGATTTTCATGAGTTCGTGTCGGGGCCACTCTCTGCACGATTCGGTCGCATGACGCCGCCGACTCCAAGCCTGCATCCGACCGTCCTGCTCAACGACGGCGGGTACTCCAACTTCGGACTCGTTCGAGTCACCGCCGAGTCGTTCGAGGTCGCGTTTGTCGACGATACCGGTAAGACCCGCTTCTCCCACCGTCTGCAGGCTCACTAACCGGGGACTCTTGCATTCCCGGTCGGCAACCGGGTACGGTAGCCACCTTTGCGGACCGGTGAATGCCCTATCGCGTATTCATGCTATTACAGCTCATTTCGGTGGCCGGGGCGCTGATGGTATTGGCGGCTTACGGGCTCAATCAAAGCGGAGTGTGGCGGGAACTCCATTCCGGCTATCTGACACTGAACATCGTGGGGTCGTTGTTGTTGGGAATCGTCGCCATCGCCGATGGCCGGGCCGGTTTCATCCTCTTGGAGTTTGCCTGGGCCGCTCTGGGGATTCTCGGCGTCATTCGGGCGTTCCGTGCGCGGCAGCACCATCCGTAGAAGAGGTTTGGACAAGAAGGTTTGAACACCATAGGCGCGGGCCGTACGAAGGCTCGCCAAGGAGAACAATCATGGCAGGGCTGATGTCGGCAGACGAAGTTTTCGAGAAAGCACAGGCGGCGGCGGTAGGGGCGACGAACCCCGATGAGAAGGCGTTGCAGATCGATTATCCGGCGCTCAAGGAAAAAATCCACGCCGCATTGGGCGACCGCAAAGTCGCGCTGTGCCACATCAACAGATTTCTGCCGGAAGGATACGAGGACCAAGGACGGTTCAATCTCGTCCTGCTCACGGCCGGCAACGTCGTGTTCGACATCGTCATCGGCGATTCCTATTTCCGTTACGACGTCCTGTCCGTCGGACAGCTCGATAAGGTTCAGGTCATCGACGCGATGTGGGATAATCGCGAAAAGCGCCGCGAAGAGCCGTTCCTCAGTCTGCGCCTCATGCATGCCGAAGAAACGCATCTCCTGCTGGCGCTGGATGAAGACGAGCGCAAGAGCCTGCTGGCATTCGCCAAGGCCGTGTCGGCGGCAAGGAACCCGGAACGCTGAATCGTCGGGACTACCTGTCTGCCACGAGATTGGACCTCACGGCAGCCGTGCGAGGATCGTCTTCATCAGCGATTCGAGCGCCGGGCGCATCGACTCGGCCGGTTTGCCCTGCGGCGCATCGAGCGACAGCACGAGCGTGTGGTTTCCCGACTTCGTGACCAAAACTGCGATGTTGCTTTGGTACTTGTTGGCCGGCTTTGGGTAGAGGAAGTACGCACGCTCGCCGAATCCTGGGGCTGGCGTCTGCGGCTCCTTGTCCATCTTGAAGCTCTTCAGCGTGGACTCCCACGCCTCCCACGATTTGGGGCCCGCATAGACCTTCAGTTCACTTATGCCAATGTTGCACATCCAGCCCCCTTGACCGGCGGGCTCGGCGTCGACAAACGGATCTCGACCGGCGGCATTCTTGACGTCGGCTCTCGTAATCAACGAGCAAGCCTGCAGACCGGCGTTCGGCGCCTTGCGCGTCAGCTCCTGCTCGGCTTGCTGGCGCGGCGTTTGCGCCTTTGCTAGCGCGGGGCACATCCACAGGGGAATCAGCAACATAGCACACGCGAACGATGTAAGCCTGATGTTCATCGCGTCTACTTCGGTCGGATTGCGGGCGGGCAAGATGTGAATGGTCAACGTCATGAAAGATGTACTCACTCGCGCAGTGCGTGGTTTCATCAAGCTGAGGGAGGCAAGTCTAGTGCAAAGTCGCATATGGATCAATTGAGATGGAGCGGATTGCTTTCACGCAGGACTGAAGATAAGAAAGAGTGCAGGTCACGGCGTCTGGAGGGGTGAACGTGTGCGGCATTCGACGATCGATATACGCGTGGGAAAGACTGATCTGGTCATGTCGGACGATGTTCGCTGAGGAAAAGGAGACATGATGAAGCGAGTTGCATGTGCGATCGTACTGCTGGCGGTCGGTCTCGGTCAGCCGGCGTCGGCTCGAGACGTCACAGGCTCACAGGATCACCCAATGCTGACGCGCTATCCCCAATCCGTCATTAAATGGTACGACACCCAGTCGTTCATGCCCTATAAAATCGGCGTCGCAAAGGTCGGCGGATACCGGAAGATCAATGACTGGGTGGAAACCGCAGGCAAGGTGACGCGGATTTACTATGAATTGTCCGGTGAACGCACGCATGCCGACGTGTACTCGAATTATAAGAAGGCGCTGAACGATGCCGGATTCAAATTGATGGCCGACGGGTTTCAGGCGGGCCAGAGCGTTTCTCCGGAGATCGGTTCAAGAAATTGGCTCACGATTTATTATGCCGCAAACACGCTGCCTCCAGGAGCAGGGGTGGAGTTGTTGCACGGGACAGCCACATCCGGCGGCAGTGCGTTTCTCGCAGGGCAGAAGACGCAGGCGGGGACCACAGTCTATGTGGCGATCGCCATCACGCAACAGCGTGCCGACCGGGTGACCTATCTGATCGACGTCATCGAGGCAGGTGAGGCCGAGACAGGTCTGGTCACGATCGATGCGGACGCGATGGGAAAGGACATCGATCAGTACGGCAAGGTGGCGTTGTACGGCCTGTATTTCGACCACGACCAGGCAGTATTGAAACAGGAATCCAAGCCTGCGCTCGCGGAAATCGCAAAATTGTTGAAAGTCCGTCCGAAGCTGAATGTATACGTCGTCGGCCACACCGACTCGACCGGCGCTTTCAGTCACAATCTCAAACTTTCGCAAGACCGCAGCCGCGCGATTGTCGATGCGCTCGTGAAGGAACACGGCATTGCGTCGATCCGGCTGGAACCCCATGGCGTGGCTTCGCTGGTGCCGGTGGCGGCGAACCGCTCCGACGGAGAGCGCGCCAAGAACCGGCGGGTTGAGCTGGTGGAACGGTAGCACGTCATGCGGGTAGTTCCGCCATGGGTCGGGTTGTGCCTCTTGGGCGCGCTAATGGCGGTGTCCTGCAGCGGGAGAAATCCTGAAGAACCCTGTACCTGGCGGGATTCCGGCTTCACCGCGAGGCACGATTGCCGGATGGGCAGTTTTTGTCTTCGCTCCGTGTCCTGCCCGAACGGCAAGCAAGTGGACTATAGCCATTGCGTCAGCGGCCAATGCAGCCCAGATCATCCCTGTCCTGTCGGCTACCTCTGCGTCCGCTACAGCGAGGGCGTGTCCTATTGCATTCCCGAGCCGGTCTGTACCGACGCCTCTTAGTGTGGTGTCCAGGAAATACGTTCGCGAATCCGGCGAAACTTAGTCGGAACTGGCATCCAGTCCTTGGTGCTCAAGCCTCGGAGTAAATCGAGGAGGTGCTTGTTGACCGCACGCAATGGGTCGAAGACCGGAAAAATCACGTTGTCGCATCAGTGGTGACGGTCAGCTGCAACCGCTTATTAGTCTGTGTACGGTGCTAGATCCTTTTCCACTCGAAGGGCAGCAGCTCAGACAGAGTCGCCATGCGACCGCGTGCGACAATGATGCGGGTTCTAGCGTTCGCATCGCTGACTTGGCGCATCAACTCACGACACCGTCCACACGGTGGAACTATCCGTGAGCCGCACACCGAAACGATAGTGTGAATCTCGGACTCTCTGGCCTTTAACATCTCCGCAATGGCTGAATACTCTGCGCATGAACCAAGGCTGCAGACCAGGTCGATGCAGATACCGGTATATACATTGCCCTTCGCAGTCACGAGTGCCGCCGCAACGCGACCAGCAACGCAATCAGGACCGGTACGGAATTCGCCGACTAACTGCGTCGCGGCCTGAATAAGATCGTCGTCAGTCATTGCGAAACTTGAGATCAGATGGCTCAACGACCAAGCTCAGCCGTGGATTGCCTAGCATAGCTCACGCCAATGCGTCGACTGGGGCGTCTTGCTAGGCACCATACGCGACCAATCCACGACACTCGACCTTTCCTGTCCCAGGCACGATTTCCCCTATGGCATAGGCCTCTTGCCCTTGGGCCCTAAGATGGCGAAGGACTTCGGCCTCATGCGCTCGACCGCATACGAGCGCCATTCCGACGCCCAGGTTAAAGGCACGGAGCATTTCATGGTCCGAGACCTGGCTCGCAGCACGTATCGCGCCAAAGATCGGCGCTGGTCGGTACAGCGCAAGGTTAATGCTGGCATCAACGGTGTGCGGAAGAATACGATCAAGATTCTCTCGTATTCCTCCTCCAGTAATGTGCGCGAGTCCAGAGATGAGCTTGAGAGGAAACAAATCCTTGAGGGAGCCGTAGTAGCAGCGGTGAGGCTCAAGAACGGCGTCGAGGAAGGATGTGCCTGCCACATCTTGTTTTGCCAAAGCAGGATCACGATTGAGAAGGTCGCGAATCAGGGTGTAGCCGTTCGTGTGAGGACCGGACGATGACAATGCAATCACAACGTCTCCGGGTGCAATGAGCGAACCGTCAATTATTCGGCTGCGTTCAACAACACCAACAATACTCGATCCTAGAATATACGTGCCTGCTGGAACGATGTCCGGCTGTTCCGTCGTTTCTCCACCTGTGAGTACACAGTTCTGAGCCTCGCATGCAGCGGCGCAAGCAGCCACGATTCGCGTCGCGATCGTCTTCTCCAATTGTCCGCAGACAATAAGATCCTGCACGGCGAGAGGTTCAGCGCCCATCACAATACAATCATTGATCAGGTGATTGATCATGTCCTGGCACACGGACTCGATGCGATCGTGTGCAAACGCGAGAACTTGTTTCGATCCTGGCTCCTCGGTTTTTAGGACAAGCACTGGCTCCGTGAATCGTTTGACGTCGAACAAGAACAACGATGAAAAGGCTCCGACCTTGTTCAAAAGGCGTGGGTCCCGATTGTCGAGCAGCTTCCCGAATCCTGCCTTCGTCTTATTTGCGACGTCGATGTTGACTCTATACTTCATAAGTCTCCAGGCGTCCGCCTGTGGAATCCAACTATTAGGTATGCTGCAGGCTGCTCGTGCAGTATCGAAAAATGTTTTCGGCAAGCGGAGAAGGGCAAGTCTAGTGCAAAGCCGCTTGCCTGGCAATGCTTCCGTCTCGTAGGTGGCGGGTCAGTTTCCTCTTTCGTCCTGCCCGGGAAAGCAGGCATTCAGCACTCTCGAGACTCAACGCCGAGGAGAGGCTTCGCCTGGATTTCTGCTCATGGGAATGACAAACTGCAGTACCTCAGATGGCAAACTGATTCACGACCGTCTCGTACCATTCCTTCCATAATCATGTAGGCAGAGTTGGCTAATGCGGTGATCGGCCTGCTCGGATATGCGACTGATGAATCACGGCGACGGAGCCAACTATTTCTTCTGATAGAACGGCAGGGTATGGACGGTGGCGTCGTGGCGCGTCCCGTCGATATCAATCGATAGGGCGCTGCCGGCGGTGCTGAAGTCCCGTAGCGGGAAGCCCAAGGCGATGACGGCGTTCATCTGCGGTGAACGTGTCGCGCTGCTGATCCAGCCGATCTCCCGGTCGCCACTGAAGAGCTTGGCTCCTTTCGGAGGAACCGTGGAGTCTTTGACGACGAGACCCACAAGGTGGCGGCGGACGTTGCCGTAGGTGTCCATGCGGGTGACGACTTCCTGCCCGGGGTAGCACCCTTTGCTCAGACTGAAGGCCTTGCTTTCGAGATTGGCCTCGGGCGGGACGATGTCCTCGTTTAGGTCCGGTCCGGCTTTCGGGATGCCCGCTTC from Nitrospira japonica harbors:
- a CDS encoding OmpA family protein, whose translation is MMKRVACAIVLLAVGLGQPASARDVTGSQDHPMLTRYPQSVIKWYDTQSFMPYKIGVAKVGGYRKINDWVETAGKVTRIYYELSGERTHADVYSNYKKALNDAGFKLMADGFQAGQSVSPEIGSRNWLTIYYAANTLPPGAGVELLHGTATSGGSAFLAGQKTQAGTTVYVAIAITQQRADRVTYLIDVIEAGEAETGLVTIDADAMGKDIDQYGKVALYGLYFDHDQAVLKQESKPALAEIAKLLKVRPKLNVYVVGHTDSTGAFSHNLKLSQDRSRAIVDALVKEHGIASIRLEPHGVASLVPVAANRSDGERAKNRRVELVER
- a CDS encoding cytidine deaminase family protein; this translates as MTDDDLIQAATQLVGEFRTGPDCVAGRVAAALVTAKGNVYTGICIDLVCSLGSCAEYSAIAEMLKARESEIHTIVSVCGSRIVPPCGRCRELMRQVSDANARTRIIVARGRMATLSELLPFEWKRI
- a CDS encoding nuclear transport factor 2 family protein, producing the protein MIQQRIEEVTKANERFYEAFGSLDIAKMDEVWAHLEYVTCIHPGWTLRTEWRAVRDSWVLIFNNTFSMQFDLTDVTVQVAGDIAWVICVENITSQQSDEPRHMRVLATNLFERIGDEWLMTHHHGSAVVE
- a CDS encoding CBU_0592 family membrane protein, which translates into the protein MPYRVFMLLQLISVAGALMVLAAYGLNQSGVWRELHSGYLTLNIVGSLLLGIVAIADGRAGFILLEFAWAALGILGVIRAFRARQHHP
- a CDS encoding DMT family transporter, with amino-acid sequence MSNSSVGLAYGAIVSAAVLWGGSIVAQKLALSGFSAVEASVLRDIGGLVILLATWWWQERSLAGLTTADVRILLGLGLGVLGNHLLILMGLNYVSGAVAGVIIGSAPVVTALLSAVLIQDVPLRLVLGGSLVSCMGVALVSVSGFRAAGERPLLGSVLVFLGVISWALYSIGSRAIMDRVSALTVNWTTLSVATALQIPLLWTDRKVTQAGWTSVGVHDWVALGYLIVFATAVAQQAWLYGVKGIGPSRASVLGNLTPVAAVALSALILGESVGMIEVVGITLILTGVWMVHRRMESHTVES
- a CDS encoding response regulator, which translates into the protein MKKPRILLADDHTLVLEGFKKLLEDHCDLAGTVEDGRALVEAAEQIRPDLILLDIAMPRLNGIDAAKKLKRLLPEVKLIFVTMHADTAYISEAFKAGASGYLLKRSAGKELVQAIQCVMGGNYYVTPLVTKDVISSFLTPGQPRIAVADDLTMRQREILQLVAEGFSAKEIAAQLKVSHRTVEFHKAKIMELLDLHTTADLVKYAVAHGLVASS
- a CDS encoding PAS domain-containing sensor histidine kinase — encoded protein: MINEWWRIGAILLLIAGLFVLDILTPLGFADHFLYALVVVIAIGSRIRWLMSATAVLSTALTVLAVFLSSSTPELPLWIPIGNCAFTIIIIWVVVWFALKRRQAEAALQKANERLEEKVVERTRQLAGVNEALVSEVTERMQTEQAFRLSEGRLAGILDIAQDAIILIEEDRSISLFNQGASRLFGYSPEEVLGRPVELLLPARYRIHHPSNVQAFAFGPESARPMAERREVFGLRKDGREFPAEASISKLTIAEKTTFTVILRDITDRQQTEQQLQSLTAQLMTAQEEERRRISRELHDDINQRLAILAIELGNMETEPALSGEQSRQAIQSLAQRLATISDDVRRIAYQFHSSILDDLGLPAALTQLTDEFSARTGVKTIVVQEELTQPFPRDVASCLYRITQESLANVSRHATASRVELELTCDGSAVTLSIQDNGKGFDPAQHRHRRGLGLINMRERVRAIQGRMEIHSQTGQGTRISVLVPLPGVTADEETSNPAG
- a CDS encoding alkaline phosphatase D family protein codes for the protein MMPAFRYGSVSGPKPVKLLALCLVAVAALTSCTSASSEVFHSDRPISQTTAPTETLLPEGLAVGDMTSRSAVLWLRTDGSKAVQVLWAPLDDWKKMGAMASVRPAVPETPVLVTRPETDFTLSVPLEHLAPATRYRYRVLVDSVEQASGSLRGTLAATGEFTTLPEPEQSVPLSFAWSGDLGGQDRCRQGEAGYPIFDGMAAQHPDFFVFLGDTIYADGVCSAPPNEPGAGFVATNLQEYRLRHRYQRGASALRRLLSGVPVYVIWDDHEVRDNFSGPYEPRMAAGRQALREYWPIAMQAGDPDRLYRSVRYGANLELFILDTRQYRSKNADPDGPEKTMLGPAQLAWLLDGLRKSTATWKAVVTSVPLSIPKGGGGAAPGYDGWSGGPAGGSDGTGFERERQVIVDHILADRIKNVVFLAGDVHYVQANGYDPDNDGRIDFHEFVSGPLSARFGRMTPPTPSLHPTVLLNDGGYSNFGLVRVTAESFEVAFVDDTGKTRFSHRLQAH
- the purM gene encoding phosphoribosylformylglycinamidine cyclo-ligase, whose protein sequence is MKYRVNIDVANKTKAGFGKLLDNRDPRLLNKVGAFSSLFLFDVKRFTEPVLVLKTEEPGSKQVLAFAHDRIESVCQDMINHLINDCIVMGAEPLAVQDLIVCGQLEKTIATRIVAACAAACEAQNCVLTGGETTEQPDIVPAGTYILGSSIVGVVERSRIIDGSLIAPGDVVIALSSSGPHTNGYTLIRDLLNRDPALAKQDVAGTSFLDAVLEPHRCYYGSLKDLFPLKLISGLAHITGGGIRENLDRILPHTVDASINLALYRPAPIFGAIRAASQVSDHEMLRAFNLGVGMALVCGRAHEAEVLRHLRAQGQEAYAIGEIVPGTGKVECRGLVAYGA
- a CDS encoding response regulator is translated as MTPTSLSRRILVIDGDDDVRGILHDRLSALGFQVTVESDGNAGLSRLTVDQHTNPFHGLLVELFLPGLNGSAVLREVRARFPTIPVIVMADSLHVADLRQAMNAGAKEYIVKPFDSELFRRKCLSVFQE